Genomic DNA from Lepeophtheirus salmonis chromosome 9, UVic_Lsal_1.4, whole genome shotgun sequence:
ACCTTCTTACAACCCCCTGAAGACTAGACAATTTTAGATTGCAAACTTCTGAAACCTAGACAGGTCCTTTGTCTGGACAGTTAAGAAGAAAATGGAAGAGTTCGGTTGGGATTAGGAATCAAAAAGAATTCCATACTGCAAAGAAAACCTTGACTTGGTTGTCAACACAATGGACTTATTTGTGTGGAGTAAAGTTGATTTAGGGACCAACAGATTCTTCTCCAACAAAAACTTGAGCTGGTGTACAGGATCCAGGAGGAATTCTGGAATCCACCAAAGGCGACTGTTATCAAGACCTGCTTCTTTTACTGAAGTAGAGTCGAGGCCTTTATCGACACCAAaggtattgaataataataaaaaaataacttagttTTTATTCGGCattagtttttgtttaaattgacgGATTAAttaaggagaaaatccatttttaccacatcgtgttggttgttaaattCAGGTCGCATCCTAAATGTTCTTAAAAATtagattgtataaaaattaacatattttttatacccattagtattatttgttaaaaaaaacattacaattgGCCGATGAAATATCGGTAAAtgccaaaatataaaatatatgtcttgaatatgaacataaaattatattttcatatttatgattATCATCTAATAAACATTATACAATTGAGTACCACTGTgacatttatatcaaaaagtaCGATGTCTGGCTACATGTCATTGATACTTTACtctctttcaaattatattacatttctaAATTGAATATGAATGCATCATTATTCACGTATATTTGAAACGATATCTTTTGTATGTCAGGCAAAATTTTATCTGATGCAAATACTTAATGAACTATGGAAAATATTCGACCTCTCTATATATAAGcaattaaaatactttgttgttgttttagctattactatgaattattttgtttttgtgtcaaattatttacataaatttaatttcaacttgcATTTTGAAAGGAAACACAAATAAAcagtatcaattaataaatgcCTCCATcaaatttaagtaatattaCTTTAGTCAACTTTACATaaggtgtttaaaaaaaaaaacaattttaagcaaaaattaagaacaaaagtatatttttttacttcgtaaatatttcataatattatattgatatatttgagtcaattatgagCATCGTAGCATTGAAGGATAATTCAGATATACAAGAAAGTTAGCTATAAATTAGGACCTTTgcttgatttaagagactttaTTTGACCCTAAtaaggcctttcaaataaaatgtattctttttttattattatttattttctgtgacaatcaattttggaaaTCTGATGTATAATTTGTGACGTACACAAAGagattctataaataatttgttgaaagaaaatgaaaataattttgggaaGAATACAATGGAATCTTATGGGTTCCTGAACATTTTTATGTAGTGCAatcattgaattatattttttttttctcataagattgcaatttatttcaattgtcGGTTagtaataattcaaaaaataagaatgacattttttctacataaaaaaataatgattttaccaaaccaaaataataaatatatattttcatgataaatGTTGTAAACTAAGAAGATATGATTATAAAACATATGACTTTAATTTtacaaggatttaaaaaatgaacattttcttttttaactttacaaGAAAAGcctgatttttttcatacaaataaaaaaaacttaaagatGTCctgctttttttattatttttgtgcatACTCACTAGgctttttttcataagaatattttttgaatgtgaaAATGTATATCTACAGTTTGAGGAGAcaaattgtgaaaattaattttaaattttctagagagaataatcaaaatattccaaaaatgacttttcttcAATTGTTATCTACCAAAATTTGCAAatcacatatataaaaaaattaatttgaccaaGCATTTCAAAGATGGAAGCTAAAAGAAACAGGAAATAATCTCTTCTTGACCCTGGAATTGGATACTCTGAAAGGGCTTGTTTCGTTCCCAGCATAGTATCCAAAGTTAAGAGACAAAAGATGAGTACCAAGGGCTTTCCGAATATCTGGCGAAGAGGggcacaataaaaaaatggttttggtGATCAAGGATGATATTAATGCTTTCATGTCTTAATAACGGCGATAATGACATGTCTGGCATCCAACTATCATCAAGGCAACTATGTTTGGAAACAGGACTCGGCACTCCGATGCAAGGTCAACAAAGACCACATATGCTGTATCAACAAATCTTTGGCATGGTCAACTTGACCACACTCCAACTCAGGCTGTAACTTTTGGAATACAGCATCTGGCGTGCAGTTGAGAAGATGACTAGTGTGTTGTTGTTGAAAACTAGCAGGCTTTTGGTATAGGTATAGGAATGAGCAGATATGTCAGTGGACTTCCAGGATCATTTGCACCAATGGAAgccactttaaaaatatttttatacataaatgttagAAGTTTCCAAGCTAAAttctatttactttttagtttttgacaaacttaaaaagatttatcataGATAAAGAATCAACCTTCCTATTTTCTCGAAAAGTATAATTCGTTGTTATTAAGACCTGCGACATCTGacaaaaaagacatatttttaacatttagtCACTCTATCTTTTTCTGTGATTATAtctaaattacatataatgccattttttttttgtttattaaagatatttcaagttttactaaactGACTCCATTGGTAAGGGaagttataagtaaatataagttaaaattatgACTTGTAGCAGGTGTTCTAAAATTTGGAACGTTTTTCGAGGACTAATACAATTTCTAGTATaatgtaaaatgtttgtttagtttttttggtGAGTGAAATATTCCAtccattcaaattttattattattactcctCTCGCAAATGAgactatattatattcaaatatagaCACTGATTTTAGAATTAAGATGatgaaatattatcattattcatttatccTAATTGAtcttcaatacaaaataatcttCACTGCagtaatactttaaattaattaccattaaaacaaaagttttaatactGCAGAAATATCACTTCAACATAGGAAtcgaattttttaatttgaataagtCTTCAGAACAGCaacaaaagtaatataatacaaatctGCACatgcttataattatttaaaaataacaaagttcaaaatttaaataatattttatgcagTTCCTTTATAGATATTTTGACCTTATTTTTACTCCAATTTCGTTAAAAAAGAATGTTCCCTAATGGAGGGTGAAATGAatgatggaaatatttttaactttgagaATATAACATGCACAAAAATTCTTAATCCTATGAAATTCGATCCTTAAAATttactaatatatgtatttgcaaaTATACTTTGTTTATTCAGTAACATATCTTCTAACttgtcatttatataataaaaagtatagtttTTAACTTAACAAACTGAAAAACTTTTGCTGAAAtgatattgaaaataactttggaagaaatcttcagtgttactctctatttttcatACGTATAATCACACGAAGTTACTCAATACTGAaatattctctcctcaatattaaaagaatgataaaaacaacaaaagtttttttcattatttgatttgatatcgAAGGAAGTGTTTTAGCTCGATAAAgtccctttaatttttttaatatatcaagtacgtccttttctttcttttttaatataagttgaaCTAAATGCCTGTGATATTTCATTCATGTTTACATACCGTATTTTTTACACGCACGCTCCATTGAACTTTGATTTCTTAGATTGAGTAACTTCACTCAAAAGAACTTACTTCCaacataaatcaattaatacagACATACTTTGCTTTATGAATATAGATGTACAAGGTAGTCTatataaattgggaaaaatgTTGAAAGGCTTATAACAAAGGAACGTGATGGAGTATAACCATgattgttgtattattttaaaactaaaattaatgccatttaattgtttattatgaTATCTATctttcttgataacctcagCCACATTACACCGGAAGCTTTATCAGGAACAAGCGACTTTTTGCTTTACCATTATACATGTTCTTCTTTggatctttttatttcaattcccCGGATGGGTGGCGTAGCTttaggaagaaattacaccttccaacagccaacaaggccaaaaaagtggAAGATGTCTTGCTTATAAAAATTCCTCACTTTTGGGACATCTCAGCTCAGGTACCCGTACAATGACTTATTTGGATCGGCAGGAGATAAGCCCTGGTCTACTAAAGCTTCCGCTACCTAGTGACCTacattatcaagaaaaaaaattagatgtttgcactatttttgtaaatttgatattttaaaagctAATCATCTGATTCCAATAGACGCAAACGATAAAGTAAAACAGTTATATCGACgtcttctgttttttttctaaatattcgGATGCCGTTCTGCCTAAGAAACACCATAAGTTATTTCATAGAATGATAGATTGCATTTTAGGTAGAATTCAGGGTTGTTTTGCCTACATTGACGACATACTGATGTAAAGTTGAacggaaaaagttaaaaattcataaattaatatcaacttttttaaaaacattacaaGACAATGGTCTAAGTTATAACGTCAGCAAAagtgaatttgtaaaaaagagGTTGATGTTTTAGGTTATACCGTTTCTTACAAGGGAATTAAACCTATACATAAAAAGATTTCcgatttaaaacaatttaaacaacCTCATTCCGTCAAAGAAGTAAGCAAATAAGGTAGGTATGGTAATCTATTGTCGCCGTTCCATACTCAAATAGGGTCAATGATCAagtctttttatgaaattattaaaggTACAAAGATAAAGTGGAATGGTTTTCATTCGTTACCGATGCCTTGAAtcgtttaaaaaacaacaagattCGATAACAATATTGCAAATTAAGTTCCTGAAAAATACTTACAGATTTGTGTTGACGCTTCCGGGTAGAATAGTTGATGTATTAGAGCAAGGGGAGGGATGTAAATTTCATCCCTTAGGTGTCTATGGTAGGGCGTTGTCAGATATAGGAAATATATACTCTGCTTTCGGAAGGGAACTATTGGCAAATAGAGACATGGTtagacattttaataaaaatcccaaATGGCCTGCAAAGTATTTTTGTGATTTTCAAGAATTAAGTGTAAAAAACATCACATTGAAACATATTTCAGCCAAAACGAATGTGCCTGCcaattttctgtcaataattAATATGCTTCAGTTAGACTTCATTGACTGGAGAGAATGGGAGGTTGAATATACTAAACATAAAGAGACAAATAATTACTACCTTTTAGCCGAGCAAGTCGAGGTAAACAGTCATAATATTTGGTGTGATGTTCGAGATTAGATggctaaaaatattaacaaaaagatAGAagggcaatatttttttcatggaatgtctgtaaatattaaaaaaattgtcaacaatTGTGAGttctgaaataaaacaaaaacaactctggattaaaattacttttttgtaaaatcaaattaccagagaaaaaaaattaatttaaatttagatttaattgGTTTATTTCCAAATGTTAATAGCTAAAAAAGGACCCCAAATCCCAAAATTATTACAACTGATCCTGGAGGACAATGtatatcaattttgttgaaaaaaattcagactAAATTTTAGAAACATTAACATCAAAACTACTCCACATCATCCACAAGGTAATGCCATTATATGCAGTTTTCAATAAATTGGTAGATAAACTTGTATACAAGGTAGTGACACTATGCATCAGTATTTTTACCTGTCGATTAAACTCcgtatgtttttttgttaattaagtCCTAGAACACAATAATcaccattaaaattttgataagagCAGGTTTGAcccataattcatttttttaaatcaagttttgagCATAACTTTGACTTAAAGCCATATTCTGacgtgaaataactatatagataaaaattatatctagtagaaattgataaaaacgTTCCAGTATTCGAAAgataacaaaattttacaattttttctttgatatggTTTCATCAAAAGGGGTctaatcctaaaaaaattaagtaaattgaaAGATCATAAAACCTACATTACGAAAACTAAAAATGGTTTAACCCAAATTCCTAAAGGAATTTGGGTTAAAGGCAACCTATCAAAGACACAATGTCTATGGAATGTGAACTTATGTAGAAGTTTCCTTCGTATTCATACGTTGACTTTGCATCACTGATGGGTATTAAAGTTTCCCGCCATAGTGAGGAAGAAACATTACGCAAAAACGGGGAAAGACTTTAAGCATAGTTAACAAAGCAGTCGAGGGGTTAGTCCCATTTAGGATGaacaaacttaataaaatatgcatatgaAACCAAAAAGTTCTACTAAAAATTGTGGATCTTTTGTGATATTATTCCCCTTTCACAGAAAGTATTTGCAATATTATCATCACGGTAAAAAGAGGACAGTTTCTATAGGAATGAGGAAGGAAGTGGAAGTATATTTCTGAATCGACAATCCGTATCAGTAAAGTTTTTTGGGTGATATTAATTAAGTCAAAATACAAAGAAACCATAGGAAGAACTTTCAAGTAAAACATACTCAAAGGGCCCTTTGCCTTTTGACCTTTTTCAAGTATTGAATAAGTTTAGTgagaactaaaaaataatgtctCAAGGGTGGTTAAAAGCCTTTTTACATGTTATCAAGATCCTAGGCCATGAAGAACCCCTGAACTATGACCCAAGAcccaaaacttttaattttcttatacagaatttaataaataagcaaagtAAGCTTAcgtgaaaaagttttaaatgacATAtacttaatgaataatttaactaATTGTAAAAAGTCAGTAAtactttaaagaaattaatatttaaatttcaataaaggttattattattattttattttttttgcatttattgatTCATGTTAGAAATTTAATAGactaattttacttttttacgaacttttcatctttgaaaaatattaattacttcttacCATTAGTTACATAATTCacataaacatatattcaattttgaaacaattttaccggattaaaaatttcaaggacCATTTCCGTGTTCTAtgaaaagaataacaaaaaaaaaattgaaaatctgcATAGTAATcctatcaataaaataaatatattaatggagaacAACTAAtatgtcatgacatttcattcaatcagttacaatcagctggATAAGGGAAAAAGgggattattataaattataaatccgAAACACTCCTCAgtgttacactccgtctttaaTGAGGTTTTGAGTATAGTAAATTGATTCTTCATATTCCAAAAAAGCAAAACGtctaataaatacacaaaatttgcatcatcaataataaatatgggtttCCAGACCTAAATTTTGTTCTGTAGTGTAggtaaaattacttaaaatatagtgatacccatatttttattttagcctatattaaaatataaataatataaaatcataaaatcttTTATGCCTTAAAGATACTGTTTTCCCATTTGATGTCATTGATTATGCTCCAAaatggtaatatttttaaaagattaagtGTACTTATGgatagataaaaaaacttttttactcaatttccattaaattaactatattttataaagattttacaATGTGTCCATTCttttaaagtcaaataaataCCTTTTAAAAACTCCAATTAACATTTATAGCTTTCTACAACAAAATCAAGCAGTTTTCATGATGacaatatgttttgtttttttgtatttaatcttgttacttactttttgtattatatattttttcacatagttaaagaaaatacttacctttttaaataagtcacatctatttaaatttctttcatCAAAATATGATCTGTCACAAACAATTTTTGGTAGATTGTACTTCTGTTTATGATTATAATGGAGTTTATGagtgtaaattaaaagaatatgacAAAAAAACCATCTTTTCGCTGCAGGACTATTTTAGGTGAttcttttctactttttttttatactttaggTCCTCTACAGCGTAATGCAAACCAAatcgactacactttttgggtgcatgtcgagggacAGTTTTGCAgtatctgtcatccaaacactgaggtcCAAAAGGCCaatgtcagccagcactgagacGCCATGATGGATAACTACATCGGCAGTGGGTGCCAGACCTACTGCCTATACAATGATAGTagcattgccgctaagggcggctacattaatgatcaCTAGAgctcggatttttttttttttttgtagtattatttttgctgaaattattttgttaataatattttatatcttctcaaaatttaaaattaaaagatattagattttaatgtaccattgGGCATAATGGCATGAGGACCTCTGTTGAGCTTTGAATTAATGTAGCTCCAGACAAAAGGAAATATCAGATTCAGGTCGAGCGAGCGAGGAGACCAAATATCCAACGAGATCTTCCTCATCTCTGCAACCCTTCTCATGTCAATTTCTGTCAGCTATGAGACCTCAGCATTGCTCATATTCCAATCCCTGCTTACCACCATCATCACATCAGAGCACCTGCATTCTtcctttgaaaaagaaataggCTTGAAATGTTTATAGTTGACTCCATGGTGGTGTTTTGGCTACTAAgggaatattatatatgtatattctaccattaaaaaaaagtgcaattttgTTTGCATACATACCAAAACAATTCGGGAATCTAAAGCACTAGATTTTGTTTTTACACTCTATATAATGTACAgcttcataattaaaatagcactgaaatattgctttttattatatgtatgcaCGGGATATctggaaaaacaaatattcaaacctattacaattattactcattgtaaatataaatagacaaaaatattttttactaatatgaaattttggatgGAATCAATTTGCAATATAAATTGCTGAAGAATAACATAGCCTATGATAATATATGGAAATACATCTtatgttttgtttaattttaatttattatgcattaattgttttttagcaAATTTTAATACCTATTTCGAAATGTTATAGAAGCAAAACAATTTAGTCTAAGTACTTCTTTCAACGAATAACATAGCCACAAAGTTtacattacaattttataaacaaattttgttgctgaaaaaaattaaattgctatgaatttttcttcgttttgtaaaaaatgacaggatgtgaaattaatttttttgtggagaatatatgtatttttccttttctttattttccatattGCTTATCTTGGATTTTGTGGAATTAAGTTAGTTCTACTGTGTCTCTTCTTCCGATACTactcaaaaattaacttatagACTTAACGATGATTGGAATGGATccataaaaaatagttgtactagttaatatgttttcatttttactttgtttttactGTTATTCATAcaatttgaatgatttattcTAGATATTGATATcagttgatattatttataaaaatataaaagaaattgaagataCTATAAAACTGCCTATGAAGGGATTAGATGCAGCAAATGTCGCATTTAGGTTGTGAGGTTgcttacttatttatttgtggACAATACCATAGTAAATCGTTCGTCTACGAGtactttatcaatttatttacaatgAAGTTTCTTAATGACaaagttttataacatttaacTCTTAGCTGTGAATTGGAATGTAAACAATTacacatataattttcttttaaattttacatatcaatcaatagattttgtaaaatgaaatgttttgcGTTAACTAAATTACAAGAAGTATTTACCAGCATTGGTCGGAGTTATTAGGCCTTACAAACAAGcacaatttgatttattaatttagaagataactcaCCAACTAATTCttagtttggaaaaataaatagaaaaacagatattttagttataccaaaatattaaataaaaaaatgtatttaatactcgaaaaaattaaaattattaacttattgATTGTAGACATCCCATATCTTGTATAATAGAGGGCATTGGCTCAAACGGTTTTAAAAATATCGCAATAGCTTAACagtaatattaaattgaaggaaaataatttatttttagagaaagaaggagaaaaatccTTATAAATAGCCCAACtagaattttttcaaattttccgactttcatttttttttaaaggtaatatAGACCATGCTTTTgtaatcaaggttaatagaagtacaaagttataccataaacCATGcatgactgatgtttgacttccatcaaccttaataatattgatattgtgaatttatttatatgcaaaataaattctaatgGATTCTCgtttatcaatacttttttaaattctatatccgctttttcttttttttactttcgtGAGTCAAAATCTCCCTTTCTtttccagcagtcggtacaatacatcaaattcaaaattctagcaatattgAAGTCATAAACTATGATAAGTTGTatcttttgtcaaaatatttctgtcttgcctagcagtcggtacgatgcatcaaattaaaaattctagttCACTCGATTACATGATAGCCTAATTctgtatttctatttaccttgATTTTAGCACAAAAcatgatcttttaaaaaataaattttattaacatttaccgaatggcatttttttaaaaattagtttattaaacatttagatgatatttcttcaaaaaggtgaataatttgaaatttccccgaatatattttttattatagattctTTGATTTATTAGGAGGGGTAGTACCCAGTATTACTTGGAGTAATTATGTGCTTGATAAAGAAACACACTTTGCTTTTATgaaatagaagataattcccagaaaaatattcaatgttattctccctctttcatgagcacacatacACGTAATTACTAAATACTTGGATGTTCCCTTcacaaccataaaaaaaaataaaaatataacccaTTGAGAAAATTATAACGCATTTTTCAGGTTGCACAGATGCTAAAAACGTGtagaaatttatgttaaatctaaatttatgtatacccctttttttattatgatgggctgagttttagctacacgcactcaaaaataaatctcatcttaattctaatttataatattttattttatatatacattgccATTATCTTTTCTCTTTAATATGACAATGCAGGCCACAACTATAGACGCTTTTAGTAAAAATGAGttctccaaataaataaaaacatacaataattgatttattaaaaaaagtaatatattaataagaattaatGTCATCTGGACatcgaattattatttaaatttaacaagtACATGTTGGCTGAGGGATATGGCCCGGTAAATCTTCATTTCTTAAATACAAAGAGCAATTGATTTTATCATTTCCATAGAGCTACCCATATGATCATTATATTCACTTTGATCCTTAGTTATGCAAAATCTTAATTTTGCAAACTGCATTTTAAGTGTAGCAAGTTGTTTAAGGATTGTGCCTTTATGATTACTATAACCAGGGTCAAATGTTTCGACTAAGGAAAGGATTTGATACCCATACTTAATTTGTTCCTTCATTTTGTTATTAAGATGattaatttcttcttcatttaacccatcaaaaaatttcttacttatgttttgaatataagaatgaaagaagaatttatttttgagtccaACCACTAAGAAATGTGAAGGATGTacctttgaacaaaaaagatatataaattgtatagttttaaatttattagcaATACTAATTACTTGTTCTTCGAGagtttctaaaataaaagaatgtggACTTGAAAGTGAGGTAGTATTTGATTGATGAGCATGTATCCTGACTTCTAAATTATCtactatattttgaatttctagattcccataacttttttgacaaGATTCGCACATCCATGGAGATGCCAACccatttgaacttttttgtaaGACAAATCCAGATGAACATTTAAGACATTTGATTGCAGAGAAATAGGTTCCAAACTCTGTGGGATCTTCACATCTTTCACACTCACAAATAAACTTCCATCCACTCCAAATCAAATTCCTTCGTCGGGGTTGACCTTCAAGAACTGTCACATAGCGTGTAGAGATTTCTTCTCCAGACTTGATATCCCTATTTGCTTTCACTCtcatttgaaatgtttttggaTCAATGGTGGATCGTGAATTACAATAGCAATGGCTGTTCATCAGAGTGTAAGTAGGATAAAGAGCATTTGCTCCATCCAACCCAATGGAAGAAAGATTACTAGCATTAGTTCTTTTTATACCCATCATCTGATGTACGTCTTGAGAAGTTATATCCTTGGCCCCTAATTTGACCTGCATGACTTTGACCATGTCTTCCACAAATTTAGTTTTCTCCAAATCCTTAGTTTCACCACTGCTCAGTAAATTGAGTCTATTCCATATCACAGGATTATACTTTCGAAGCATCCAGAACCTAAGTAAAAATACACATGCATATTCTAGTTTTTTATACAATCCATCATCCATTTCCAGAATATGCATTGCTGTTGTTTGTATTTGGTTACACTCCAACTCATGATGTCCTCCATTTAAATTGATGCATTCTAAGCATAAATAAAATCCACATTTACATAAGGATTTTTTCGAAACTTTATCAAGGGATTTGAAACATTCCAAACATAGAGGCTCAGTTTTTGTTGCTGGACCAACAACAGACGCCTCATCAACCAAAATTGTTTCCCCTGCAGATATATCCCTTGTTGCTTCAAAATGCCGTCCTGATTTAGGGTTAACACAGATGGTATATGGTAAACAATGTCCATCATTCCGATGGGATTCAAAATGATTGTCtgcacaaaaatatacttcacAATAACTACATTGACGATTACATATTTCCTGACAAAGAAAACACAAGTTTTTAACCGTCATTTCTTATAACTCAGTCCcgcttcaaatttaaataatagtaagcCTTGATGTCTTTCCAACTTAacctatttcctttttttttaccatactCTTTCATCGCACTTGCCGTCAGAAATTACTTTCTCTGCGAGAGGTATATTGCATTAAATAGCTATTCCTACAAGTCACTTTCATTTCACATGTACCGGGTGGAAGCTTGAAACATACacatggaaaaagaaaaaaaatgta
This window encodes:
- the LOC121124542 gene encoding SET domain-containing protein SmydA-8, translated to MTVKNLCFLCQEICNRQCSYCEVYFCADNHFESHRNDGHCLPYTICVNPKSGRHFEATRDISAGETILVDEASVVGPATKTEPLCLECFKSLDKVSKKSLCKCGFYLCLECINLNGGHHELECNQIQTTAMHILEMDDGLYKKLEYACVFLLRFWMLRKYNPVIWNRLNLLSSGETKDLEKTKFVEDMVKVMQVKLGAKDITSQDVHQMMGIKRTNASNLSSIGLDGANALYPTYTLMNSHCYCNSRSTIDPKTFQMRVKANRDIKSGEEISTRYVTVLEGQPRRRNLIWSGWKFICECERCEDPTEFGTYFSAIKCLKCSSGFVLQKSSNGLASPWMCESCQKSYGNLEIQNIVDNLEVRIHAHQSNTTSLSSPHSFILETLEEQVHPSHFLVVGLKNKFFFHSYIQNISKKFFDGLNEEEINHLNNKMKEQIKYGYQILSLVETFDPGYSNHKGTILKQLATLKMQFAKLRFCITKDQSEYNDHMGSSMEMIKSIALCI